The following coding sequences lie in one Arachis stenosperma cultivar V10309 chromosome 5, arast.V10309.gnm1.PFL2, whole genome shotgun sequence genomic window:
- the LOC130981320 gene encoding putative pentatricopeptide repeat-containing protein At1g12700, mitochondrial has translation MLSSSTSRFTFIFRYSLLQIPNFLSFPSSSSLHSHSTRQVDEAFDSFTRMLSMRRPPSIIQFTKILGSLAKTNNFPTAISLFRQLQASGIAPSIFTLNILINCCCGMDRMTLAFSVLAKIFRMDYQPDTVTLTTILKGLCLCGSVEKAVCFHDRVLAHGFHFDQVTYGTLINGLCKTGHTSAAIQVLRKIPRYGIVPNVFMYSAIIDSLCKDTLVCQAFQLFSEMLAKGISPNVITYSSLIFGLCLEGQYKEAIDLLSDMVLRNITPNVHTYSILIDGLCKEGKIKDAKNVLAVMTKHGVKPNVVTYNSLMDGFCLVNQVNKAKNVFNTMADNRVLPNVQSYNIMINGFCKSKMMDDALNLFEEMRRKNFVPDTVTYNTLIDGLGKSRRILCALELLEKMHDRGQPANIVTYSSLMDALFNVKQHDKALRPSPVGNSSQFLFMVHLS, from the coding sequence ATGTTGTCATCCTCAACCTCAAGGTTCACTTTCATTTTTAGGTATTCTCTTCTCCAAATCCctaattttctttccttcccTTCCTCTTCATCCCTTCACTCTCATTCTACTCGCCAAGTTGATGAAGCTTTTGATTCCTTCACTCGCATGCTCTCTATGCGTCGCCCTCCATCCATCATCCAATTCACCAAGATTTTGGGATCTCTTGCCAAGACCAACAATTTCCCCACCGCCATTTCCCTTTTTCGGCAATTGCAAGCCAGTGGAATTGCGCCCAGCATATTCACTTTGAATATCTTAATCAATTGTTGCTGCGGCATGGATCGTATGACGCTTGCTTTCTCTGTGTTGGCCAAGATTTTCAGAATGGATTATCAACCTGATACGGTAACATTGACAACAATCCTGAAAGGTCTCTGTCTTTGTGGTAGTGTTGAAAAAGCAGTGTGCTTTCATGACAGAGTGCTGGCTCATGGATTTCACTTCGACCAAGTCACTTATGGGACCTTGATTAATGGGCTCTGTAAGACCGGACACACATCAGCTGCTATTCAAGTGCTGAGAAAGATCCCACGGTATGGAATTGTTCCTAATGTCTTCATGTACAGCGCAATTATTGATAGCCTCTGCAAGGATACACTTGTATGTCAGGCTTTTCAATTATTTTCTGAAATGCTTGCTAAGGGAATTTCTCCCAATGTTATCACGTACAGTTCTCTCATTTTTGGATTGTGTCTTGAGGGTCAATATAAGGAAGCCATTGATTTGTTAAGTGATATGGTGCTTAGAAACATTACTCCAAATGTTCATACCTATAGTATTTTGATCGATGGGCTATGCAAGGAAGGAAAGATCAAAGATGCTAAGAATGTGTTGGCTGTGATGACAAAACATGGTGTGAAACCAAATGTGGTTACTTATAACAGCTTAATGGACGGATTTTGTTTGGTTAATCAGGTAAATAAGGCAAAAAATGTATTCAACACAATGGCTGATAATAGAGTGTTACCCAATGTTCAAAGTTACAATATCATGATTAATGGCTTTTGCAAAAGTAAAATGATGGATGACGCCTTGAATCTCTTCGAAGAGATGCGTCGCAAGAACTTTGTTCCTGACACGGTAACTTACAATACTCTAATTGATGGCTTGGGAAAATCAAGGAGAATCCTTTGTGCCTTGGAGCTTCTTGAAAAGATGCATGATCGAGGTCAACCCGCTAATATAGTCACTTACAGTTCTTTGATGGATGCTTTGTTCAATGTCAAACAACATGACAAGGCACTTAGACCATCTCCAGTAGGGAACTCATCCCAGTTCCTGTTTATGGTCCACCTGTCATAA